A part of Triplophysa dalaica isolate WHDGS20190420 chromosome 17, ASM1584641v1, whole genome shotgun sequence genomic DNA contains:
- the dusp3a gene encoding dual specificity protein phosphatase 3, with amino-acid sequence MKKHHSPAKVPLEVTVPDTEATVQQLNKLLSNGSGFYSLPAQHFNEVFPRIFIGNAFVAQNVMRLQRLGVTHILNVAEGNSFMHVNTNAEFYAGTGITYHGIQGNDTEQFNISAFFEEAADFIDKALAHAKGKVYVHCREGYSRSPTIVIAYLMLRHKMDVRVATATVRHKREIGPNDGFQCQLCQLNEKLAKEGKLKTK; translated from the exons ATGAAGAAACATCACAGCCCCGCGAAGGTACCACTGGAAGTCACCGTGCCAGACACCGAGGCGACCGTACAACAACTCAACAAGCTGCTTTCCAATGGAAGCGGTTTCTACAGTCTACCAGCGCAACATTTCAACGAGGTGTTTCCCAGGATTTTCATCGGCAATGC GTTTGTGGCCCAGAATGTGATGCGCCTGCAGCGGTTGGGTGTGACACACATACTAAACGTCGCAGAGGGAAACTCTTTCATGCACGTCAACACCAACGCAGAGTTCTACGCAGGAACCGGGATCACGTACCACGGCATACAGGGCAATGACACCGAGCAGTTTAACATCAGTGCATTCTTCGAGGAAGCAGCAGACTTCATTGATAAGGCGCTGGCACATGCAAAAG GAAAGGTTTACGTTCACTGCCGCGAAGGCTACAGCCGATCCCCCACTATCGTAATCGCTTATCTCATGCTCCGGCACAAGATGGACGTACGAGTGGCCACGGCAACGGTAAGGCACAAGAGAGAGATTGGACCGAATGACGGATTCCAATGCCAGCTTTGCCAACTGAATGAAAAACTGGCAAAGGAGGGCAAGTTGAAGACCAAATGA